One Paraglaciecola mesophila genomic region harbors:
- the asnB gene encoding asparagine synthase (glutamine-hydrolyzing) produces MCGITGLFRLNASPCKANIIQKMNTTLNHRGPDDNGVWEGPPGVALGHCRLAVQDLSQDGHQPMHSACERYVMVFNGEVYNFAEIRQSLSQQSFKGHSDSEVVLCAIAEFGLEAALRKFNGMFALAVWDKQQKTLSLARDRVGKKPLYFGRSNDFFCFSSELKALKVIPDFTPRLDMQALGQYMRFNYIPAPYSIYQGIYKLAPGSFVTLTVDELTSEHNLLDKCQQYWSALEVAAHQFNHPFTGTLDEAQTHLTHLLEDSTRLRMISDVPFGVLLSGGIDSSLVASMMQKQSARPVNSFSIGFSQSDKDEAHLAKNIARYLGTSHNELYVSGQNALDLVPDIAQHYDEPFADSSQIPTYIVAKLARSKVTVALSGDGGDELFYGYNRYFRNIKNWQISQKIPDALKRAVSGQLFRLAATQKLGLTTNKYANEIGAMNVLEMYMSRICKWVAPENLMLQPHTPEQHKLREVSRLHLPRPEHYLMLYDYVTYLCDDILVKTDRASMANSLELRSPLLDHRITEFAWSLPMAMKFNEGKGKHILRKVLDQHIPNSLTNNPKHGFGAPIKSWLNGPLNDWAEDLLAQDRIAQQGIFDSEKVALLWHDFKHKKKKYHTQLWNMLMFQSWYHNQ; encoded by the coding sequence ATGTGCGGTATTACTGGCCTTTTTCGCCTCAATGCTTCTCCTTGCAAAGCAAATATTATTCAAAAAATGAATACGACGTTGAACCACCGCGGTCCGGATGACAACGGTGTGTGGGAGGGGCCTCCTGGTGTCGCATTGGGGCATTGTCGATTGGCGGTACAAGACTTAAGTCAAGATGGCCATCAACCAATGCATTCAGCATGTGAGCGTTATGTAATGGTATTTAATGGTGAAGTATACAACTTTGCTGAAATCCGCCAATCCCTCTCACAGCAGTCATTCAAAGGGCATTCAGATAGCGAAGTTGTGCTCTGTGCGATTGCCGAATTTGGTTTAGAGGCAGCATTACGCAAATTTAACGGTATGTTTGCGCTAGCGGTATGGGATAAACAACAAAAGACCTTGTCGTTAGCTAGGGATCGGGTGGGTAAAAAACCGCTTTATTTTGGACGCAGCAATGACTTTTTTTGTTTTTCTTCTGAGCTAAAAGCGTTAAAGGTCATCCCTGATTTTACTCCAAGATTGGACATGCAGGCCCTTGGGCAATATATGCGCTTTAATTATATTCCTGCGCCGTATTCTATTTATCAAGGAATTTACAAATTAGCGCCGGGCAGTTTTGTGACCTTAACGGTTGATGAATTGACGTCTGAGCATAATTTACTCGATAAATGTCAACAATATTGGTCTGCGCTTGAAGTTGCTGCACACCAATTTAACCATCCATTCACAGGCACGTTAGATGAAGCGCAAACGCATTTAACCCATTTATTAGAGGATTCTACTCGCTTACGGATGATTTCTGATGTGCCGTTCGGGGTACTCTTGTCAGGTGGCATCGACTCAAGTTTGGTCGCGTCGATGATGCAAAAACAGTCAGCGCGCCCTGTTAATAGTTTCTCAATCGGGTTTAGTCAGAGTGACAAAGACGAAGCGCATTTAGCCAAGAATATCGCTCGTTATTTAGGAACCTCGCATAATGAACTGTATGTGAGTGGCCAAAATGCACTTGATTTGGTACCTGATATTGCCCAGCACTACGACGAGCCCTTCGCTGATTCCTCACAAATACCCACATATATCGTTGCAAAATTAGCCCGAAGTAAGGTGACAGTTGCATTAAGTGGGGATGGGGGAGATGAGCTATTCTACGGTTACAACCGTTATTTTAGAAACATTAAGAACTGGCAAATCAGTCAAAAAATACCAGATGCACTTAAGCGCGCAGTCTCGGGGCAACTGTTTAGGTTAGCGGCGACACAGAAATTAGGCTTGACGACAAATAAATACGCTAACGAGATAGGGGCGATGAATGTACTCGAGATGTACATGAGCCGTATTTGTAAGTGGGTGGCCCCCGAGAACCTTATGTTGCAACCTCATACACCCGAGCAGCATAAATTGCGTGAGGTAAGCAGGTTACACTTGCCTCGCCCTGAACACTATTTAATGCTTTATGATTATGTCACTTATTTGTGTGACGATATTTTAGTCAAAACGGACCGAGCGAGCATGGCAAATAGTCTGGAACTAAGAAGCCCCTTACTTGATCATCGTATAACCGAATTCGCTTGGTCACTTCCTATGGCGATGAAGTTTAATGAAGGCAAAGGAAAGCATATTCTTAGAAAGGTGCTAGACCAGCACATTCCTAACTCGTTGACCAATAACCCTAAACACGGGTTTGGCGCGCCAATAAAAAGCTGGCTTAACGGCCCATTGAATGACTGGGCAGAAGATTTACTCGCTCAAGATAGAATTGCGCAACAAGGTATTTTTGATAGTGAAAAAGTGGCGCTACTATGGCATGACTTCAAGCATAAAAAGAAAAAATATCATACACAACTGTGGAATATGCTGATGTTCCAAAGTTGGTACCACAATCAGTAA
- a CDS encoding phosphoribosylaminoimidazolesuccinocarboxamide synthase, whose product MSFADKVLAVNDNLPIRTDLPVHSGKVRSVYWLTKQDSRRLIEEHNYPVPMDTPLAIMLISDRISAFDCIWHGEQGMQGVPGKGAALNAISNHWFGLFKEQGLADSHILDIPHPLVWIVQKARPVMIEAICRQYITGSMWRAYEKGEREFCGIRLEEGLSKDSKLANILITPSTKGVLKGIEGVPEADDVNVSRQDIADNFAAFNFNSADDIRLYEKLLTEGFGVISQALAKVEQIFVDTKFEFGYVKDVNGKDKLIYMDEVGTPDSSRIWDAKQYAQGKIVENSKEGFRQLLLNHFPDPDILLNKERMNEREALARDNALPVDVLMDISNTYTQIAEKITGQKITLSDNPKEEVIAVLRDKYQLID is encoded by the coding sequence ATGAGCTTCGCTGATAAAGTGCTTGCTGTTAACGACAACCTTCCCATTCGCACCGACTTACCCGTACACAGCGGCAAGGTTCGTTCTGTTTATTGGTTAACTAAACAGGATAGCCGTCGTCTTATAGAAGAACATAACTATCCTGTTCCAATGGATACACCGTTAGCGATTATGTTGATAAGCGATCGCATTTCGGCATTTGATTGTATTTGGCATGGTGAGCAGGGAATGCAGGGGGTTCCCGGAAAAGGAGCGGCATTAAATGCGATTTCAAATCATTGGTTTGGTCTGTTTAAAGAGCAGGGGTTAGCAGACAGTCATATTCTTGATATTCCTCATCCGCTGGTATGGATAGTGCAAAAAGCGCGTCCAGTTATGATTGAAGCTATTTGTCGTCAATATATCACCGGCTCCATGTGGCGCGCCTATGAAAAAGGTGAGCGAGAGTTTTGCGGTATTCGTCTTGAAGAAGGCTTATCGAAAGACAGTAAGCTAGCGAACATATTGATTACCCCTTCAACCAAAGGAGTGCTTAAAGGAATTGAAGGCGTCCCTGAAGCGGACGACGTCAATGTGTCTCGTCAGGATATAGCAGATAACTTTGCAGCGTTTAACTTTAACTCTGCGGATGATATTAGGCTGTACGAAAAATTACTTACCGAAGGGTTTGGCGTTATCAGTCAAGCACTGGCAAAAGTTGAGCAAATTTTTGTGGATACAAAATTTGAGTTTGGCTATGTAAAAGACGTTAACGGTAAGGATAAATTAATATATATGGATGAAGTGGGCACACCCGATTCATCCCGTATCTGGGATGCCAAACAATATGCGCAGGGTAAGATAGTTGAAAATTCAAAAGAAGGGTTCAGACAACTGTTGCTTAATCACTTTCCTGATCCAGATATTTTACTCAACAAAGAGCGCATGAACGAGCGAGAAGCGCTAGCGCGCGACAACGCTTTACCGGTCGACGTGTTGATGGACATCTCAAATACCTACACGCAAATTGCTGAGAAAATCACTGGCCAAAAAATAACATTAAGTGACAACCCGAAAGAAGAAGTGATTGCTGTACTGCGCGATAAGTATCAGCTTATCGACTAA
- the bamC gene encoding outer membrane protein assembly factor BamC: MTTKFFIGTAIAVSVLSACSSLEERQIASGNFEYTKQQPGKDIQVPADVDRPNFSQAYKLPALDENAPRNFIGKDLKVVSPALVLPLVTGSHVDDGSKDAKVFFDQVDDSQPLDTTIWNSLLSYLEEQGIGIESFDKDKQRLVTDWVVAKEILDDHWYSWSSIERDTSQRFEFDLEMKSHGRTATLNAHLVDYQERQGQSVVAEKSDVDSRAKEVDILNKVIGHYEYQIRVADAKRLREIRRGMQISIGQDGEDAPAFIIDSNYDTAWPRVLLVLRKLGFDVKDYDKSNGLLFVKYNGAESGWWDSIWSNNENALPLEKQEYRFRVEESGEQTSLTVLDNESTPFTKDKLSGLYDVFARVMADDNLDI; the protein is encoded by the coding sequence ATGACAACTAAGTTTTTCATTGGCACAGCTATCGCGGTGAGTGTTCTAAGCGCGTGTAGTTCATTAGAAGAGCGACAAATCGCCAGTGGTAATTTTGAATATACCAAGCAGCAACCAGGCAAGGATATTCAAGTACCAGCCGATGTTGACCGTCCTAATTTTAGTCAGGCATATAAGCTTCCTGCATTAGATGAAAACGCACCGCGTAACTTCATCGGCAAGGATCTTAAGGTGGTTTCCCCCGCATTAGTACTGCCTTTAGTGACCGGCTCCCATGTTGACGATGGCAGTAAAGACGCCAAAGTTTTCTTTGACCAAGTTGACGATAGCCAACCATTAGACACCACTATATGGAATTCATTGCTGAGCTACTTAGAAGAGCAGGGGATTGGTATTGAGTCATTTGATAAAGACAAGCAACGCCTGGTAACTGATTGGGTCGTGGCGAAAGAAATCCTAGATGACCATTGGTATAGCTGGTCGTCAATTGAGCGTGATACCAGTCAGCGTTTTGAATTTGACTTAGAAATGAAATCTCACGGTCGAACTGCCACCTTAAATGCGCACTTGGTTGATTATCAAGAGCGCCAAGGTCAATCTGTTGTGGCTGAAAAATCCGACGTTGATTCACGTGCCAAAGAAGTCGATATTTTGAATAAGGTGATTGGTCACTACGAATATCAAATTCGTGTGGCTGATGCCAAGCGTTTACGTGAAATACGTCGTGGCATGCAAATTAGCATTGGCCAAGATGGCGAAGATGCCCCTGCGTTCATCATAGACAGCAACTATGACACTGCATGGCCACGCGTGTTACTGGTATTACGTAAACTAGGGTTTGACGTAAAAGATTACGACAAATCAAACGGTTTATTGTTTGTAAAGTACAACGGCGCCGAGAGCGGATGGTGGGATTCGATCTGGTCAAACAATGAGAATGCCTTGCCGCTTGAGAAACAAGAATACCGATTTAGAGTAGAAGAAAGCGGTGAACAAACATCTTTGACCGTGCTCGATAACGAAAGCACACCATTCACTAAAGATAAGTTGTCTGGTTTATATGATGTTTTTGCTCGCGTGATGGCTGATGACAATCTAGACATTTAG
- the dapA gene encoding 4-hydroxy-tetrahydrodipicolinate synthase, whose product MFTGSYVALITPMNQSGEIDYPSLKKLVEFHIANGSHGLIAVGTTGESATLPFDEHIEVVKRMVEFADKKIPVIAGSGANSTAEAIFLSEQMADTGIDGFLSVVPYYNKPQQKGMVAHFKAVADATDLPVLLYNVPGRTVADMLPETVAELATHPKIVGLKDATGDIARLKQTQPLVDKDFVFLSGDDGTGCEFLTAGGHGVISVTANIVPKQMAQMCEAAFAGDFATAKEIDRQIAELHSALFIEPNPVLPKWALYKMGLIQSAFLRLPLIESELDSQNHIEQVMRNSGVLS is encoded by the coding sequence ATGTTTACTGGTAGTTACGTTGCATTAATCACCCCCATGAACCAATCAGGCGAGATAGATTATCCATCGCTCAAGAAATTGGTTGAATTTCATATTGCCAATGGCAGCCATGGCTTAATCGCTGTAGGGACCACGGGCGAGTCTGCCACGTTGCCCTTTGATGAGCACATTGAAGTGGTTAAACGCATGGTCGAGTTTGCTGATAAAAAGATACCTGTTATCGCCGGAAGTGGTGCGAACTCCACTGCTGAAGCGATTTTTCTTAGTGAACAAATGGCCGATACGGGCATTGATGGTTTTCTTAGTGTGGTGCCTTACTACAACAAACCTCAACAAAAAGGCATGGTCGCGCATTTTAAAGCGGTTGCCGATGCAACCGATTTACCGGTTCTGTTGTACAACGTGCCAGGTCGTACAGTGGCAGATATGCTGCCAGAGACCGTTGCTGAACTTGCCACGCATCCTAAAATTGTTGGCCTTAAAGATGCCACAGGCGATATCGCACGTTTAAAACAGACTCAACCGTTGGTCGACAAAGATTTTGTGTTTTTAAGTGGTGATGATGGCACAGGTTGTGAGTTTTTAACGGCTGGGGGGCACGGCGTTATTTCTGTGACCGCTAACATCGTTCCTAAGCAAATGGCACAGATGTGTGAGGCCGCCTTTGCAGGCGATTTCGCCACAGCAAAAGAAATTGATCGACAAATAGCAGAGCTCCATAGCGCGCTATTTATTGAACCAAATCCAGTATTGCCTAAATGGGCTTTATACAAAATGGGGCTCATTCAATCTGCATTTTTGCGTTTACCGTTAATTGAATCGGAACTTGATAGCCAAAATCATATCGAACAAGTCATGCGCAATTCGGGCGTATTATCTTAA
- a CDS encoding glycine cleavage system protein R yields the protein MLVAIEFTMQMNTLMKHQLIITILGANKVTVLSTLTDVVCEAGCNILDSRQAVYGQDFSLTMIVEGTQSAIVRVEMAIPMACQQLDLLSMMKRTKRHAKQNLEHIADVTFSGVDAVGVVKEVTQFLSTFCVTVSALRLKTLQTSTDEQDEVKCKMVVSMPHNIDLDDLKFKFDALLTQLNLQGAIKQNH from the coding sequence ATGTTAGTAGCGATAGAATTTACCATGCAGATGAATACATTAATGAAACATCAATTAATCATTACCATTTTAGGTGCCAATAAAGTCACTGTGCTTAGCACGCTGACTGATGTCGTCTGTGAAGCAGGTTGTAATATCCTTGACAGTCGTCAGGCTGTGTATGGACAAGATTTCTCGCTGACCATGATTGTCGAAGGTACGCAAAGCGCTATCGTGCGCGTTGAAATGGCGATACCTATGGCGTGTCAGCAACTTGATCTGCTATCCATGATGAAGCGTACCAAACGACATGCAAAGCAAAACTTAGAACACATAGCTGACGTCACCTTCTCTGGGGTCGATGCTGTGGGCGTTGTAAAGGAAGTTACTCAGTTTCTGTCCACTTTTTGCGTAACGGTAAGTGCTTTACGCTTAAAAACATTACAAACATCTACAGACGAACAAGACGAAGTAAAATGTAAAATGGTGGTCAGTATGCCGCACAATATTGATTTAGACGATTTGAAATTCAAGTTCGATGCGTTACTAACTCAATTAAATTTACAAGGAGCGATTAAGCAAAACCACTAG
- the bcp gene encoding thioredoxin-dependent thiol peroxidase: MNRLTAGEAAPEFALPNEKGETVKLTDFSGKKVLVYFYPKAMTPGCTVQAQNLRDKKSELDKLNVVVLGISPDAVKRLPKFIEKEQLNFSLLSDEDHAIAEAFGVWGLKKFMGKEYDGIHRISFLIDEKGNIEHVFDKFKTKDHHQVVLDYLNQ; this comes from the coding sequence ATGAACAGACTCACCGCCGGTGAAGCAGCACCTGAATTTGCATTACCCAATGAAAAGGGTGAAACCGTTAAACTGACAGATTTCAGCGGTAAGAAAGTACTGGTCTATTTTTACCCAAAAGCGATGACGCCTGGCTGCACAGTACAAGCGCAAAACCTTCGTGATAAAAAGAGCGAGTTAGATAAGTTAAACGTTGTCGTGTTAGGCATCAGCCCGGATGCAGTTAAACGCCTCCCTAAGTTCATCGAAAAAGAACAGCTAAATTTCAGTCTTCTGTCAGATGAGGATCATGCAATAGCAGAAGCATTTGGCGTTTGGGGATTAAAGAAGTTCATGGGCAAAGAATACGACGGCATACACCGCATTAGTTTCCTTATTGATGAAAAAGGTAACATTGAGCATGTGTTTGATAAATTTAAAACCAAAGATCATCACCAAGTCGTACTTGATTACTTAAATCAATAA
- a CDS encoding AI-2E family transporter produces MISVFERWYKRKFSDPDSVMLLIMLIAVFLLLAVLGTILMPVLVAAVIAYLLDWPVSQLSRAGLRRSFACSVVIFSFLTLCILTFIGIVPVVSQQSINLIREMPQIWGHAQVWLLHLPEQYPDFVHLGDIQDMLDGINERIVSLGEQLLSASVSSLGSLASLLIYLVLVPLMVFFMLKDKDQLLANLSPLLPSQRRLIKQVGSEMNTQIANYIRGKVIEIIIVGTVSAVTFALMDLRYALLLGVLVGFSVLIPYIGAAVVTIPVAVVALFQWGITPDFWWLMIAYGVIQALDGNVLVPVLFSEAVSLHPVYIIIAVLFFGGLWGFWGVFFAIPLATLVKAVANAWKGPLQELPPAV; encoded by the coding sequence ATGATAAGTGTGTTTGAAAGGTGGTATAAGCGCAAGTTCTCCGATCCTGATTCCGTAATGTTGTTAATCATGCTGATTGCGGTTTTTCTGCTGTTAGCAGTGTTAGGCACTATTTTAATGCCTGTGCTAGTCGCAGCAGTTATAGCCTATTTATTGGATTGGCCGGTAAGTCAATTATCACGAGCAGGTCTACGCCGAAGTTTTGCTTGCAGCGTGGTTATTTTTAGCTTTTTAACCTTGTGCATTTTAACCTTTATTGGCATTGTGCCCGTGGTTTCGCAACAGAGTATTAATCTGATTCGAGAAATGCCGCAAATATGGGGGCATGCCCAAGTCTGGTTGTTGCATCTACCTGAACAGTACCCTGACTTTGTGCATTTAGGGGATATTCAAGACATGCTTGATGGCATAAATGAGCGCATAGTCAGTCTTGGGGAGCAGTTGTTATCGGCTTCTGTTAGCTCCCTTGGTAGCCTAGCGTCTTTATTAATTTATCTTGTGCTTGTGCCCTTGATGGTCTTTTTTATGCTTAAAGACAAAGACCAGTTGTTGGCTAACTTGTCACCACTTTTACCCTCGCAACGACGCCTCATTAAGCAAGTGGGCAGTGAAATGAATACCCAAATTGCTAACTATATTCGAGGCAAAGTGATTGAAATTATTATCGTGGGTACCGTATCGGCCGTTACATTCGCTTTAATGGATTTACGCTATGCGCTGTTACTTGGGGTACTGGTCGGCTTTTCGGTATTGATACCTTATATCGGCGCTGCTGTTGTGACGATCCCTGTTGCTGTAGTGGCTTTGTTTCAGTGGGGGATTACCCCAGATTTCTGGTGGTTAATGATTGCCTATGGCGTCATTCAGGCTCTTGATGGGAACGTACTCGTCCCTGTGCTATTTTCTGAAGCGGTGAGTCTGCACCCTGTGTATATAATTATTGCTGTGTTGTTTTTTGGCGGATTATGGGGATTTTGGGGGGTGTTCTTCGCGATCCCTCTCGCTACCTTAGTGAAAGCAGTCGCTAACGCGTGGAAAGGACCTTTGCAGGAGCTTCCTCCGGCAGTTTAA
- a CDS encoding M48 family metalloprotease: MIKTSLVYKKALLSAAMAFGIVTSGVGLAANQKNALPEIGVVASSAISLDKEIQIGDVLMRQLRGQAPIINDPLLDEYIQDLGNRLVAQADNVKFPFEFFLLNSADINAFAFFGGHVGVHTGLIYNARNESELASVLAHEVSHVTQRHIARSIAAQQKSSPLQLASALGGILLALANPEAGIAAISAGSAASAQASINYTRQNEKEADSIGIRILAQAGFDPNGASDFFGTLVEKYRLKSRTPAFLLTHPLPESRVADARTRAASYKTGRIPPSLSFHLAKSRILARYYATPEYNINYFETSLERGSYTFKAAAEYGLALAYLADKQNQKAGELIDGLLKNDPRNLFYLDTYTDIALETGRVQDAIDKLTAQAVLTPRNRVITLNLANALVKNKEFDQAVRLLKDYLLVEPENMLAHQILSDAYAESQNKLEMHQTKAEVYALAASYPRAIDELHSAYNYAGAQNIEKQRIRARIEQFRAFQTRLESL; this comes from the coding sequence ATGATTAAAACGTCCCTCGTATATAAAAAAGCATTGCTTAGTGCTGCCATGGCTTTTGGCATAGTCACTAGCGGTGTAGGGCTTGCAGCCAATCAGAAAAATGCTTTGCCCGAAATAGGTGTCGTTGCATCAAGCGCAATTAGCTTAGATAAAGAAATACAGATCGGTGATGTTTTAATGCGCCAGCTACGCGGTCAAGCTCCTATCATCAATGACCCTTTACTTGATGAGTACATTCAAGACCTGGGTAATCGTCTAGTGGCCCAAGCTGATAACGTCAAATTTCCATTTGAATTTTTTTTGCTAAATAGTGCTGATATCAACGCCTTTGCCTTTTTTGGAGGCCATGTAGGTGTACACACAGGTTTAATCTACAATGCGCGCAACGAAAGCGAGTTGGCATCTGTACTTGCCCACGAGGTAAGCCATGTTACCCAGCGTCATATCGCCAGAAGTATCGCTGCCCAGCAGAAGTCGTCCCCTTTACAATTGGCATCCGCGTTGGGCGGTATTTTACTTGCTTTAGCTAACCCAGAGGCCGGTATCGCTGCTATTAGTGCAGGCTCTGCAGCATCCGCTCAAGCGTCAATCAATTACACCCGCCAAAATGAAAAAGAAGCAGATAGCATAGGTATTCGAATATTGGCGCAAGCTGGCTTTGATCCCAATGGTGCCAGTGATTTTTTTGGAACCCTAGTCGAAAAATATCGACTAAAATCCAGAACGCCGGCTTTTTTGTTAACTCACCCACTGCCAGAGTCGCGGGTAGCTGATGCTCGTACTCGGGCCGCCAGTTATAAAACAGGTAGGATCCCCCCTAGCTTAAGCTTTCACCTAGCCAAAAGCCGTATTTTGGCGCGCTACTATGCTACGCCAGAATACAATATCAATTATTTTGAAACGAGTCTTGAGCGCGGCAGCTACACGTTTAAAGCGGCTGCTGAATATGGTTTGGCATTAGCTTACCTTGCGGACAAACAAAATCAAAAAGCCGGCGAATTGATTGATGGCTTATTGAAAAATGACCCAAGAAACTTGTTTTATTTAGACACATATACAGACATAGCACTCGAGACAGGTCGTGTCCAAGATGCAATCGATAAGCTTACCGCTCAGGCGGTATTAACGCCGCGCAATCGAGTAATAACCTTGAACTTAGCCAATGCGCTAGTCAAAAATAAAGAATTCGATCAGGCGGTGCGCCTGTTGAAAGATTATTTATTGGTTGAGCCAGAAAACATGCTTGCTCATCAAATATTGTCTGATGCATACGCGGAAAGTCAAAACAAATTAGAGATGCATCAAACTAAGGCTGAAGTATATGCTCTCGCTGCATCTTACCCTCGTGCCATTGATGAATTACATAGCGCATATAACTACGCTGGCGCTCAAAACATCGAAAAGCAAAGAATACGCGCGCGCATTGAGCAGTTTCGCGCCTTTCAAACGCGCTTAGAGAGTCTTTAA
- a CDS encoding TlpA family protein disulfide reductase: MLRKFLYSLLIIVGLLGGMYGYSLVRTDFRTDDGVAHRWRDYEGQWVVVNYFALWCAPCLREMPELNQFYLHSDEKTSLFAISFDDVSQDELVDIKRKFDIQFPVITHAEQPLPMVKPNSLPATFIIGPDGEVKKQLLGEQSAASLRSVIDILKTL, encoded by the coding sequence ATGTTGCGTAAATTTTTATATTCGCTGCTCATTATTGTTGGATTACTTGGGGGAATGTACGGCTATTCTTTGGTCAGAACAGATTTTCGTACTGATGACGGTGTGGCCCATAGGTGGCGAGATTACGAAGGCCAATGGGTGGTGGTTAACTACTTTGCGCTGTGGTGCGCACCGTGCTTACGTGAAATGCCCGAACTTAATCAATTTTATCTGCATAGTGATGAAAAAACCTCTTTGTTTGCGATTAGCTTTGATGATGTCTCACAGGATGAACTTGTTGACATAAAGCGCAAGTTTGACATTCAATTTCCAGTTATTACCCATGCCGAACAACCATTACCTATGGTGAAACCGAATAGTTTGCCAGCGACGTTCATCATTGGGCCAGACGGTGAAGTGAAAAAGCAATTATTAGGTGAGCAAAGCGCTGCATCACTACGCAGCGTGATTGATATCTTAAAGACTCTCTAA
- the arsC gene encoding arsenate reductase (glutaredoxin) (This arsenate reductase requires both glutathione and glutaredoxin to convert arsenate to arsenite, after which the efflux transporter formed by ArsA and ArsB can extrude the arsenite from the cell, providing resistance.): MSKLTILHNPRCSKSRQTLQLLLDNGQQPNVIEYLKTPPSVEELQAILLMLSMSDPRSLMRTKEAEYKALNIDSDNISPDELLTVMHASPKLIERPIVIKGPLNDRDSLAAIGRPPENVLKLL, from the coding sequence ATGTCGAAGCTCACCATACTACACAACCCTCGCTGCTCAAAAAGCCGTCAAACATTGCAATTACTGCTCGATAACGGTCAACAACCCAATGTTATCGAATACCTAAAAACGCCGCCCAGTGTGGAAGAGTTACAGGCGATTTTGTTAATGCTGAGTATGTCAGACCCTCGCTCTTTAATGCGTACAAAAGAAGCAGAGTACAAAGCGTTGAACATCGACAGCGATAACATTTCTCCTGACGAACTGCTGACGGTGATGCATGCTTCTCCTAAATTGATAGAGCGCCCAATTGTTATAAAAGGGCCATTAAACGATCGTGACAGCTTGGCTGCGATTGGCCGCCCTCCAGAGAATGTACTTAAGCTATTATGA
- the wrbA gene encoding NAD(P)H:quinone oxidoreductase, which yields MSDHILVLYYSRNGATKAMANRIAQGIESKGMQAKIRTVPDISDGIEFKQPIVPSEGDLFVQKADLKACAGLALGSPTRFGNMAAPLKYFLDSTSSQWLSGALVDKPASVFTSTGSMHGGQESTLLSMMIPLLHHGMVLAGLPYTHPELHSTTTGGSPYGATHYAHREKSSKLSDDERALCFAQGQRLAMIAQKLTTL from the coding sequence ATGAGCGACCATATTCTCGTTCTATATTACAGCCGTAACGGTGCCACAAAAGCGATGGCGAACCGTATTGCCCAGGGTATTGAGTCTAAAGGCATGCAAGCGAAAATACGCACTGTCCCGGATATATCTGACGGCATTGAATTTAAGCAACCAATCGTGCCCAGCGAGGGAGATCTCTTTGTTCAAAAAGCAGATTTAAAGGCTTGTGCGGGTTTGGCCTTAGGCAGCCCTACTCGCTTTGGCAATATGGCTGCACCGCTTAAGTACTTTCTCGATAGTACCAGTAGCCAATGGTTATCCGGTGCCTTAGTAGACAAACCGGCCAGCGTGTTTACCTCAACTGGCAGTATGCATGGCGGTCAAGAAAGCACCCTACTTAGCATGATGATCCCCCTATTGCACCATGGCATGGTGTTAGCAGGTTTACCCTATACTCATCCAGAGTTACACAGCACTACCACTGGGGGTAGCCCATATGGGGCAACGCACTACGCCCACCGTGAAAAAAGCAGCAAACTCAGTGACGATGAACGTGCACTTTGTTTTGCACAAGGTCAACGTTTGGCAATGATTGCCCAGAAGTTAACGACTCTATAA
- a CDS encoding DUF2069 domain-containing protein translates to MTLNTQFYKRLALGSYFLLIIWLVVWHFFLTIDKNTSTLFTLLLWIVPILLPIRGLLTGKPYTYAWTNFIVMYYLLHGLTAVYAVEGEQFYAAVEILLCVGLFTGCSFYARLRGRELGTGIRKLKEELLEEKEAFEAHKNNKR, encoded by the coding sequence ATGACCTTAAATACCCAGTTTTACAAACGCCTTGCTTTGGGCAGCTATTTTCTATTAATCATCTGGCTCGTGGTTTGGCATTTTTTCTTAACCATAGACAAAAATACCTCCACTTTATTTACACTACTGCTGTGGATCGTACCCATTTTGTTGCCGATTCGAGGATTGCTGACAGGCAAACCTTACACCTATGCATGGACTAATTTTATCGTGATGTATTATTTACTCCATGGGTTAACTGCAGTCTATGCAGTTGAAGGTGAACAGTTCTATGCAGCGGTTGAGATACTTTTGTGTGTTGGTTTGTTTACTGGCTGTAGCTTTTATGCTCGTTTGCGCGGAAGAGAATTAGGCACAGGCATTAGAAAGCTGAAAGAAGAATTATTGGAAGAAAAAGAAGCATTCGAAGCGCACAAAAACAATAAACGTTAG